The Thiogranum longum genome includes a region encoding these proteins:
- a CDS encoding tetratricopeptide repeat protein — MKVFNSLLQKLLIVALTVGVLSACGGKEERKAKYLERGKAYLAEKNYDKAKIEFKNVLQIDPKDAKGYLFLGQVEEKQKNWPKSFSAYKKALELDPELVEARIRLANFYLAQASVLKGRKDETGAANALGLVQEQIKEIRAREPENPELLTLEATLWLNDGEKEKAISQLEKVIQREPGLQQAAILLSGLYDQAKRADDAEVVLVNAIKASTEPVVLQQRLAAHYINQKRNDKAEEVLRQIVDENPDELNYRVTLASFLSRIEQNDKAEQVLAKAIAADPEDVQRYLLLTEFLSSRRSKEAAIEKLKQFVQQHPHMTELQLSLVKLYLTNEQKDEAKRVLQALIDSQGLEPAGVRARVVLAQILAGDNTNDKRVSTLLKEVLDKNPRDNDALLLKGKLAASNKDYTGAINSFRSVLKDQPNNAKLLLQLAAAHLANKERELALDTLRRGVESNPKSPELRLSMAQLLAQNGDIDSALEQLDVILKVDKYNQPALKAKFGLLSRKGDSDGMEEVTKLMQEGAPESEDGYVREARLRFAQKDFETAIDILDKVLAKNPKSVAALMAKSDILAAQKRYAEAINVVDQLIKIRPDYAEGYYRKGRLLAEQGDMSAAISQYETASEKAPDSVDVLTALVTLQVKQGQIEQAKQHLQTILQESPEHKSANDLLGMVYMARKDFAGAETAFRKQLEINPNSSTVYQQLAQARMAKGDLAGAAQAYEDGLKQLPDDPGLLIGLAGVREKQQDYDAAIAAYKKVLEKQPGNAVSTNNLAALLADHRSDEASLAKAVELAATLEKTNQPAFLDTAGWVYYRKGDYNKAVAILKTVVEKAPQVPVFQYHLGMAYYKQGNKDAAREHLEKATSGDYEYQGIDEARATLKTL, encoded by the coding sequence ATGAAGGTATTCAACAGCCTGTTACAGAAGCTGCTAATTGTTGCCCTGACGGTGGGCGTACTGTCTGCCTGTGGTGGTAAGGAAGAGCGCAAGGCCAAGTACCTTGAGCGAGGCAAAGCGTATCTGGCAGAGAAAAATTACGACAAGGCAAAAATAGAGTTCAAGAATGTCTTGCAGATCGACCCCAAGGACGCCAAGGGTTATTTGTTCCTGGGACAGGTCGAAGAAAAGCAGAAAAACTGGCCAAAATCTTTTAGTGCATACAAGAAGGCCCTGGAGCTTGACCCTGAGCTGGTTGAGGCACGGATTCGTCTGGCAAACTTCTACCTTGCGCAGGCATCTGTTCTGAAAGGGAGAAAGGACGAGACGGGTGCCGCCAATGCGTTGGGCCTGGTCCAGGAGCAAATCAAGGAAATCCGTGCAAGAGAGCCAGAAAATCCCGAGCTGCTGACGCTGGAGGCAACACTGTGGCTCAATGACGGAGAGAAAGAAAAGGCGATATCGCAGCTGGAAAAGGTCATTCAGCGCGAGCCGGGTCTGCAGCAAGCGGCGATACTTCTGTCCGGTCTTTATGACCAGGCGAAGCGGGCGGATGATGCAGAGGTTGTTCTGGTCAATGCAATCAAAGCCAGCACAGAACCCGTGGTTTTGCAGCAGCGACTGGCCGCACATTATATAAACCAAAAACGGAATGACAAGGCAGAAGAAGTACTGCGCCAGATCGTAGATGAGAATCCCGACGAATTGAATTACCGTGTTACTCTGGCTTCATTTCTGAGTCGGATCGAGCAGAACGACAAGGCTGAGCAGGTTCTGGCTAAGGCAATTGCAGCCGACCCGGAAGACGTCCAGCGCTACCTGTTGCTGACAGAGTTTCTGTCGTCGCGCAGGAGTAAAGAGGCGGCCATCGAAAAACTCAAGCAGTTTGTTCAGCAACATCCTCACATGACAGAATTGCAGTTGTCTTTGGTAAAGCTTTATTTGACTAATGAGCAAAAAGACGAGGCCAAACGGGTATTACAGGCCCTGATCGATAGTCAGGGTCTTGAGCCTGCCGGCGTGAGGGCGCGCGTCGTGCTGGCGCAGATTCTTGCAGGCGACAATACCAACGATAAACGAGTATCTACCTTGTTGAAAGAAGTGCTGGATAAAAACCCTCGTGACAATGATGCCTTACTGTTAAAAGGCAAGCTTGCAGCTAGCAACAAGGACTACACTGGTGCCATCAACAGTTTCCGTTCCGTCCTGAAGGACCAGCCAAACAATGCGAAGCTGCTACTGCAGCTTGCGGCTGCGCATCTGGCAAACAAGGAAAGGGAGCTGGCCCTGGATACTTTACGCCGGGGTGTGGAGAGTAATCCGAAAAGCCCAGAGTTACGCCTGTCCATGGCTCAGCTGCTTGCCCAGAATGGCGACATTGATAGTGCTCTTGAACAGCTGGATGTCATACTTAAAGTTGATAAATATAACCAGCCGGCGTTGAAGGCCAAGTTCGGTTTACTGTCACGTAAGGGTGACTCGGACGGTATGGAAGAAGTCACTAAACTGATGCAAGAAGGTGCGCCTGAAAGTGAAGATGGTTATGTGCGAGAAGCACGCCTGCGGTTTGCTCAGAAAGATTTTGAGACTGCTATAGATATTTTGGACAAAGTGCTGGCGAAAAACCCGAAAAGTGTTGCGGCGCTAATGGCAAAGTCCGACATACTGGCTGCGCAGAAACGTTACGCGGAGGCAATCAATGTGGTTGACCAGCTCATAAAGATTCGTCCAGACTATGCGGAGGGCTATTACCGCAAGGGTCGGTTACTAGCTGAGCAGGGCGATATGAGTGCTGCAATCAGCCAGTATGAAACGGCATCTGAAAAAGCACCCGACTCAGTTGACGTGCTCACTGCGCTGGTAACCCTTCAGGTGAAACAGGGGCAGATAGAGCAGGCCAAACAACACCTGCAGACTATTTTGCAAGAAAGCCCTGAGCACAAATCAGCGAATGATTTACTTGGCATGGTCTATATGGCCAGGAAGGATTTCGCTGGTGCTGAAACAGCTTTCAGGAAGCAACTTGAAATTAACCCAAACAGTTCCACCGTCTACCAACAGCTGGCGCAGGCGCGTATGGCAAAAGGAGATCTTGCTGGTGCGGCACAGGCATATGAAGACGGACTGAAACAGTTACCTGACGATCCCGGCTTGTTGATCGGCCTGGCCGGAGTGCGTGAGAAACAGCAAGACTACGATGCCGCCATCGCTGCTTACAAAAAGGTACTCGAAAAACAGCCAGGCAACGCTGTAAGCACCAACAACCTCGCCGCCCTACTCGCCGACCACCGCAGCGACGAAGCAAGCCTGGCCAAAGCAGTTGAATTGGCCGCTACGCTGGAAAAAACCAACCAGCCCGCTTTCCTCGATACCGCCGGCTGGGTCTACTACCGTAAAGGTGACTACAACAAGGCTGTCGCGATTCTCAAGACCGTAGTTGAGAAGGCGCCCCAGGTCCCTGTCTTCCAGTACCACCTTGGTATGGCGTACTACAAACAGGGCAACAAGGACGCCGCGCGCGAGCATCTTGAGAAGGCGACAAGTGGCGATTACGAGTACCAGGGCATCGATGAGGCCCGTGCCACGCTCAAGACATTGTAA
- the fcl gene encoding GDP-L-fucose synthase translates to MDKGDKIYVAGHRGLVGSAIVRRLQADGYDNLLLRTSKELDLREQAAVRAFFAEKKPDYVILAAAKVGGILANDTYPADFIYDNLMMEVNIVEAAHRHNTKKLLALGSTCIYPRMAPQPLKEEYLLTGPLEPTNEWYAVAKIAGIKLCQAYRRQYGCSFIAAMPTNLYGPGDNFDLKNSHVLPALIRKFHVAKENGDASVTLWGTGKPLREFLHVDDLADACLFLMENYDDEEIINIGVGEDLSIAELAGIVRDVVGFEGEIVYDASKPDGTPRKLVDVSKITGLGWHAKTGLRDGVAQTYQWFLDNQAELRGVG, encoded by the coding sequence ATGGATAAGGGCGACAAGATATATGTGGCAGGCCACCGCGGCCTGGTGGGTTCGGCAATCGTGCGGCGCCTGCAGGCCGATGGGTATGACAATCTACTGTTGCGTACCAGCAAAGAACTGGATCTTCGTGAGCAGGCTGCAGTGAGGGCGTTCTTCGCTGAGAAGAAACCGGATTACGTGATCCTGGCTGCAGCAAAGGTTGGCGGCATTCTGGCTAACGACACCTACCCGGCAGACTTCATCTATGACAACCTCATGATGGAGGTGAACATTGTTGAAGCAGCTCACCGCCACAACACGAAAAAACTCCTGGCCCTGGGTAGTACCTGTATCTATCCCCGAATGGCGCCGCAGCCGTTAAAAGAAGAGTACCTGTTGACAGGGCCGCTGGAGCCGACGAATGAGTGGTATGCCGTCGCTAAAATCGCAGGCATAAAGCTTTGCCAGGCTTACCGGCGGCAATACGGTTGCAGTTTTATTGCGGCCATGCCAACCAACCTCTATGGGCCGGGTGATAATTTTGATCTCAAGAATTCCCACGTTCTTCCGGCATTGATCCGGAAGTTCCATGTGGCCAAAGAGAATGGGGATGCCTCCGTCACGCTGTGGGGCACCGGGAAACCCTTGCGTGAGTTTCTGCATGTTGATGATTTGGCTGACGCTTGTCTCTTTCTCATGGAAAATTACGATGATGAAGAGATTATAAATATTGGCGTCGGTGAGGATCTGAGTATCGCTGAGCTTGCCGGCATTGTTCGCGATGTCGTGGGTTTTGAGGGGGAGATTGTGTACGATGCGTCAAAACCTGACGGAACGCCACGCAAGCTGGTGGATGTGAGCAAGATAACCGGGCTTGGGTGGCATGCCAAAACAGGGTTGCGCGACGGGGTGGCGCAGACCTATCAATGGTTCCTGGATAATCAGGCGGAGTTGAGAGGGGTGGGGTGA
- the gmd gene encoding GDP-mannose 4,6-dehydratase, whose amino-acid sequence MARKEKNKVALITGITGQDGAYLAEFLLKKGYEVHGIKRRASSFNTDRIDHLYRDPHESDRKFILHYGDLTDSTNLIRIIQEVQPDELYNLAAQSHVAVSFETPEYTANCDALGTLRLLEAIRILGLEKKTKFYQASTSELFGKVQEIPQKETTPFYPRSPYAVAKMYSYWICVNYREAYGIYACNGILFNHESPLRGETFVTRKITRAVARIKLKLQDKLYLGNLDSKRDWGHARDYVKMQWLMLRQDEPDDYCISTGVQYSVRDFVNAAFKEVGISVRWEGQGKDEKGYDAETGALLVEVDPRYFRPTEVETLLGDSTKAKEKLGWVPEITLDEMVAEMVRGDLRIAERDELCRREGFETFEYNE is encoded by the coding sequence TTGGCCAGGAAAGAAAAAAATAAAGTGGCGCTCATTACCGGTATCACAGGTCAGGATGGCGCGTATCTCGCAGAATTTCTCCTTAAAAAGGGCTACGAAGTCCACGGAATCAAGCGTCGCGCCTCTTCCTTTAATACAGACCGCATTGATCACCTGTACCGGGATCCGCATGAGTCGGACCGCAAATTTATACTTCACTATGGCGACCTGACCGATTCCACCAACCTGATCAGAATAATCCAGGAAGTCCAGCCGGATGAGCTGTATAACCTTGCGGCCCAAAGTCATGTGGCAGTATCGTTTGAAACACCGGAGTACACGGCCAACTGTGATGCATTGGGTACGTTGCGTCTGCTGGAGGCTATCAGGATCCTGGGTCTTGAGAAAAAGACAAAGTTCTATCAGGCCTCGACCAGTGAACTGTTTGGCAAGGTGCAGGAAATTCCCCAGAAGGAAACTACACCTTTTTATCCGCGTAGTCCTTACGCCGTGGCCAAGATGTATTCCTACTGGATCTGCGTCAACTATCGTGAGGCGTATGGGATCTATGCCTGTAACGGTATTCTGTTTAACCATGAGTCACCCCTGCGTGGTGAAACCTTTGTAACCCGCAAGATTACGCGTGCTGTTGCACGCATCAAGCTCAAGCTCCAGGACAAGTTGTATCTCGGCAACCTGGATTCAAAACGTGACTGGGGCCATGCCCGGGATTACGTCAAGATGCAGTGGTTGATGCTGCGGCAGGATGAGCCTGATGACTATTGTATTTCCACCGGCGTTCAGTATTCCGTACGTGACTTCGTCAATGCCGCTTTCAAGGAAGTCGGTATCTCCGTTCGGTGGGAAGGACAGGGTAAAGACGAGAAAGGCTATGATGCCGAGACCGGTGCGTTGCTTGTAGAAGTTGATCCGCGTTACTTCAGGCCGACCGAGGTCGAAACTCTGCTGGGTGATTCCACCAAGGCAAAAGAAAAACTGGGCTGGGTGCCAGAGATTACCCTGGACGAGATGGTAGCCGAGATGGTGCGGGGTGATCTCAGGATTGCCGAGCGTGATGAGCTGTGTCGCCGTGAAGGCTTCGAAACGTTTGAGTACAACGAATAG